In Carassius auratus strain Wakin chromosome 37, ASM336829v1, whole genome shotgun sequence, the DNA window TCCCAGTGCAGACTGAGAGTCGGTCGGCTCATTGTTTGTGTCTCGGAGCGGACAGATATACAGTCTCTCTCTTTCAGCCAGAGAACATTCATCATCCGCCTGTTGTTATAATTACACGCAGAGATCCTAAATAACTGTGTTCCTAAGTAACTCTTTAAGAGAAGCGTGGGACGAGGGCAGAGCTTCATTCACGCAGAACTGAGTTCTTCTATCAATCGCACAGAGTGAGAGTTGTTGGCTTGTTTGGGAGACAGattgttttattgcttttggCGGCGGAAGGGAATGGGTTAGTTATGTTTGTGGTTCATTAAAAGGGTTTACAAACCCTGTCCAGATCGTAATGGTTGGATTGGCGTCAGGATAACTTAATGTCTGACTTCCTGTTTTTAAAGTGTCTTGATTTTAGTGCTGGTtattggagtgaatgggtgccgtcagaatgagagtctgataaaaacatcacaataatccacagcactccagtccatcagtgaacatctggagaagacaaaagatgtgTTAGTAAGAGGGAAAAATccattgcttgatctgtgcagatttctctcctgattcagactagaacactttttcactggaggaagtgttattaggGATTATGGActcattaaaaacatcttaatgctggatttgtttaatcttttctcttctccagatgttcactgatggactggattgctgtggattattgtgatgtttttatcagactctcattctgacggcacccattcactgcagagcatccattgatgagacactgatgcagtgctacatttctacaaacctgatgaagaaacaaactcatctacagctTGGATGTgcacattttcataaaattttcATCGATTTAGAAAATGTGCGCATCCCTAAACAGTCGATATATGATCGCTCGACTAACTTTCCAGTTCTGAGTCATGAAATGTTTTATAACGCTAATCCAATCAAAGTGGCGTTCCTGCAATTTCCACCAAAATAGAGTTTTCTCTAGTCTCTTTTTACCCCCAATTTGAAATATTTGGTGCTATAATGACTCGGCTCAGTGTTGAAATGAGCTGGTTGTGGATGGTTGTCTTATTCAATAGAGTTGAGCACAAGAGCGGTGTGTGAGGACTCTTCTCTGAGTGTGTGTAGAGCATTGAGAAGCGCGTACAAAGAGCCGTCTGTTAGCCGGACGCGAGCAGACTGTCCTCACATTGAGCTCTCCATGAAGCTTTCATCAGCTGCTGGGAGTGTGTTCAGAGCCATGATGAGGtttacaggaagtgacatcatcagtAAGTGATGTCTCAGAACCCGCACTGTACTGCAAGCTGCGTGTGGCCTTCAAGTGACAGTTCGCCCAAAAGTTCgaagtctgtcatcatttccttCCCATCATGTCGTAAACCACTGTGActgattttcttctgtggaaaacggAAGAGGGTGTATTTATTGTCGTATTGTCGTCATGAGGAACAGACTTAAATGTAAAAACGATTCACTTTTTCTCTCTTGTGGTCGTTCTCTTGTGTTGGATTCAACATCAATTAAAGGGTTAAACCGTTTCAGATGATGCTTGAAGTAATGGACATGAAATCATTTTGGAATTAGTGGAAACTAGATTCATGAGGGGAATATTTTAGGGCAGAactatttaaaattgtgttttgtagacTTTAGAATTCGGAATTTAGAGGAAGTCATAGactgaatttaattatttattaatttgtttattttaataaatttttatttattttagttcattagtttaatttaaataacttattttttaattgaattattcataatttaattgttttaaattgttcttgatttatataaagtttaataaataaatgtttgtggtcagatttaaataattatattttagttaattattttaatacattttaatgaattgtaatgtatttgaatatttttaaagtattattgatatattaataatttttttgtttataattatatatatatatatatatatattagggatgtcaacgattaatcgatgatcgattaattgtcgataagagatgcaatcgattaaggctatcgatggtcggttaaccgattcaatgttgggctgcgtgcggctcatgcgcactcaacacgtgcgagcggctgtgagtgaccgtgacgatatataaaagcatcatcattcattcacaatgtacaaattaagcttttaatgtgatttaaactttaaagtacattaaaatagaaacaacataaaagttcttcaacattaaatgcaatagaaatgtagttactaatcatttcattagataactgttttatatcgtgcgctttgcagggctgcgggacacagtgacaggacaggtagtctattcattcctacaacttgttaattcattcctacgaattattaatgtggcaattgtccatgtttcattaattttgttccctaaataacccatgatttaagtgaaataagggaacaaattaataaatcgaacgaattcatgaaatctttaatttcccttcccatgtttaccacagtaagagatgctaaaacagttattaaaagcgaaagataataaaataaacctgggaaattagagggttagactatgaagatttaggaaaagaaacgatgcctaaatatactgaatttgtggaaattcgtgaccaaccggcaaaccagaacaaagccgcgtaaatgaagactatggggtccaaaagcatggtcgcgagctaacattttccagttaacctattattcctctaataaacaaagcttttataccacacttgtcataatcagatcttatcatttctaaataaataattgctggattcaaaacagcgattaataggcgctgtgaccgacacattcctggaacattcactgctgtcactaaacggtgacgccgagcatcgttcacaagtttctgcatggacctgactagggcacaggttctaagccctgggacaaaatgggatgctttaaggaaaatttatagcctactaagtaataagcccaacataaaaataacaatttgttttcatgttttttttttttttttttttttaaataggcaatgcgaaatatatccgacttaaataggctaattaacggatttaacggatttaaaacagaagtgtgggcgctcataagttcacaaaaaaaaaaaaaaaaggatgacaacgcattctgtttgtttgctttattttacaagagcacaaatcttcttttttattgtgagtgtgcacaaatgaaagtaaacacttctgcggaaattcttttttttttttttaatgtctcagctgtttcgatcgcgctggagcctgctgcacacgtatattctagcgattcaaacttacatcgcagtctgttcattatcaaaataaaatgtcaactaaacattaaaaggttacactggtcagtttaaatagaccgtagtataccggtcctctctgctgttccaaggacgtttttgctcatatgaagaggatcatcttttccgtctatatgcgaatgcgtgttaagtacaagcctagtttacattataaataatagtttaacattcaaatacattgcgaatatggaaacatttcgatttgtgccgaatgagacatgagcaataacctccaaataaatctagccaaagccgcgctcgctcatcctcgtgtgcacgcatgcactgtcacgatctaatgcgctgtatgccggatttttaaaaatcggacattttctaggacagaatccagcaggatcaaattaatgtgagcaactgtgttttggtgcagcagcgccgatgtagttcacttatgTACAGCGcggtcacacgcgctccacatttcggataattttatacaataatgtcagttgaaaacattgcaattgtgctttaaaatacaacaacgagcaccacaaaaccatttaaagatgcgcgttcagcgttctccgtgcgggattggaaactgtcaacaaagtaaaatgacctcaaaagtatggcgcgctctcttcattttatcaaatgatcataatcgcatctattcattttataatcctgctactagcattttattcagactaaaacctctttaattcaagtgagaaagcgttttgtgtgtgtgtgtggtttttgcacatcctgtcataccgctgactgcgtgcctgcaatagacgcattttgcagtattatggttaacgattaatcgattaattgatcgttaatttaaacgacgatcgatcatggaaataatcgaaatttgacatccctaatatatatatatatatatatatatatatatatatatatatattttaattatttaaatagatttcgataaatgtttatacatttgttattttttataatttgtttttaaataattttaagtatttttattatgcttttcattgtaatcaattaaaacaaacacaatgtattttaattaattaatttgtatgattttttattttttttattttaattattttacttaattatccTAATTCACTTAATAATCTCTGTCTgtattataaaaaacattattgaatTTATGCAATAAAtctctttttgttttccacagaggAGATAGTCACACAGATTACTTCTTCTTCATCTTTAGGTGTACTATCCTGTAGGATTTGTGACTGAACCTGTTCTTACCTGTCTGATCTTTTGCTTGAAGAACACACGGCTCTTTCACGAGGAAACGCAGACAGAGACGAGTGTAAAACCAGAGGAATGTTCTCTGATCCGATTCGTCTGAACATGCAGCCTGCGATCGAGCAGAATTATGATTATTACCGGTTACTTCTGCTCAGAGTTAGGGTTAATGATTTGAATAAAGCTCTTTAAGCATCTTCATCTGAGCTACAGATGCAAATGATTTTCTGAATTGCAAGTTAAATTTAGAAAAGGGACCTGAGCTGTATAGAGAATAACACTGAGATGTGAAACAGGACTTGTGTCATTGGTTTCTAGTAGATTGTAATACACAGACTCCAGTTCTGCAGGTATATTCTGGGAATGAAAGTTACATCATGTTAAAATAACATCAGTGTGAGCTCATTTTGGGAGAAAACGGTTAAACATGGTCTGGAGGTTTCTAAGCGAGAACAAATTGGAGACGAACCAAACATGAAGTCATCAGCAgacctggtttgtgtgtgtgtgtgtgtgtgtgtgtgaaacactgACTCACACAAGTGGAAATGTTGAAATGAAGCCGTCTTTATGGTCACATCAAACACAACTAAGGAACGGAGAACTGTTGTACTTTCAGTCTGAGAGACGTAAATCAGTGTAATTATAAACATGTCCCTAAAGATAGTTTTGTTGcaataaatgtacatttcattAGAAGATCATTGCAAATATGTGCATTGtggacaatataaataaaaacaaaatgtaaaaactcaAACTGTTGGATGTAGCACAGAGGTTTCCAcgcatttgtaataaataaatatttatttttggaactttTGAACTGctttttttaagtgaatcaaacttagtttaattatttatgaTGAAGAAACGTTCTAGCTATTATGCAATAGATCTCCTTTTGTGCTGCGTGCAAGAAATAAGTCACATATTCAGGAAATTAAAGTTCGCAAGCTCTcgtgtgtttctgtttttaatgGTTCATGGGTGTATTTAtcgtgtgttttgtgtgtgtgtttaacgcAGGTGGGCAAAGAGACGGTTCAGACCACCGAGGATGCCATCATGAGAAGAGACATGCCGCCTGCCTTTATaaagtaagacacacacacactctctcacacacacacaaacgctgtTGAAGTTAAAGGTCATGGGTAACATGTTAAGTGTGTGTGGTGCTGTGTGAATAATGGCTTTCTGTTTTGTCTGCATCAGCCTTTTGTTTCAAGTGAAAATCTATATGCAACAGCAGCTCTTGCATGTACTCTAGCCTCCTCTTCTttcatcttgttttgtgtttaatcCCATGGCTTTGATTTGAATGGAATGCATGAACTTATAAAATGCATATCTTGTTTTGCagccgctttggataaatgcatctgcCAGATGCGCACATGTAAATATAACTgtggtgtgtgaatgagtgtgcaaTGTGCATGTGGTGTTTGTTGAGAGAGGAAGTGCTCTAATGCAGGTGTGTTGACTAATAAATCAGGTGCAGACATGCTGGAGCAAACACAACTCCACTAGAGCTCTTCAACAGCGCCTCAGATCGCACACAGAGCCTCCGCATTACTCCTCACTTATGGAAAATATTGTTATAGGTCATTCAGAATTATTGGTGCTGTTTAGTTATGGTTTGTTTACACTGTAATTGACATACGAACCagagttgttcattttaaatgagacTTGAGCATGCAACAATGTATCAAAGCTCTGCATTACAtcactgctcatttgcataacaCTTGTGCttaacttaaagggacagttcacccatgtgtttccaaacccatatgacacacacaaaagacatttagaaatatattactCAGTTAAATCATTCAGAGATATAATGAATTAGTGATTCAACTAAATGATATGCCTGTCAGTGTAAACATCACTGGGAAAGCAGCTGGGAAATCTCCAGCGATTTACCCAAACATCTGTGTATCTCAGCGCTGCTTAgggaataactaaataaataaagcagaaaataGCTGAGAAAGTCCTGAACCCTGCTGCTGCTCGTCTCGAAGCTGCTTACTCAGACGTTTTGTCACTCTTGTGGTTGTGTTGTCATCACACCTGATATGTTTACAATAATGATATGTCACACGAGTCTGAAAGCCGTTAGCTCGGCGCAGGCGCTCGTGCACGGCTGCACGGATCCTGAAGCTGCTTTGAGTCATGCATGAACTCATTCTGCTGTGCTCAGATCTCTGAGTCTCTGGAAACACAGACGCACGTAATGGACCGCCTGCGTTTCCCTCTAAATATAGTGTGTGTTCCTGTGTGGCCTGCTGTAGTAATGCTGATTACAATACATATGCATTACTgttagcttacacacacacacccactgttGTGACCTTGCTatcctgtctcacacacacacacacacacacacacacacattgctgtgGTCTGTCCTGCCACAGAGAAATATGACACCAGTCTCTATTCTGCAACTACAAAAAAACCCTCCTGACGACAGTCAGACACCGATGAATaggacatgagtgtgtgtgtgtgtgtgtgtgtgtgtgtgtgtcgtgggAATCAGGGCCTCACAAGTCACTCCTGTGTGATTTAGAGCCGCTGACTGAGAATAAAAAGCATGCGTGTGGGACCGGCTGTATTTGGGGAGTGACTCAAACTGTGAAAAACAAATACGATAAAGATTCAGAACCTGTAGCGCGTGTGATCTTGAAATGTCAACATTCGCTGATCTTTTGCATCCTGTTTTTATGCTTGCAAATGTTAACATTAGGTTTTCTGTGAAGTTCTGCTTCGTTGTCTTTCCTATTTCCTCTGATCTGTCACAGATAATGTTATCTAGCTGGTTGACATAGATGACGGTTTGTCAAATTAGCAGAAATGCCATGCATTGCACTGATGCATTGAATGTACTGATAATTACAAGCCAATCAGAAATGTTCTGCATTGTCTGCCATTGTTTtcctaaaaatgtgtttattataatttttttaaattatgggtGTATACTTTCCAGGTTGCTGATGTTTTCATTtcggtaaagaaaaaaaattataaaaagtaaataacatttaaaatatttacaataaaatattaaatatttctaggAAATGTACTTCATAAATACACTATTTTTTAAAACGTTTagtaatatttttagaaataaattaatacttttatttttaaaaggatgctttaaattgctCAGAAGTGTCagtaaacacattaataatgctacaaaaaaataaatgctgttctttttaaactttctgttcatccaacaattcataaaaaatatatatatatatattttccacaaaaatattgggtAGCATGACAcatgaaaatccagctttgatcacagaaataaattaatatttaatatttattccaatagaaaaccgttatttgttattggaataatatttcacattattcctgtatttgtgattaaataaatgcagccttttttaagagcagaagagacttctaagACACTGAGTGTTTACGGCGTCTCTAGACACAGTAATGTTCATCTGGTTCTCTGTAGGGTTGAGACGGCGTGCACTAAACTGGTTCAGGCGGCTCAGATGCTGAAGTCCGACCCGTATTCAGTCCAAGCCAGAGATTATCTGATCGACGGGTCCCGCGGGATCCTGTCGGGAACCTCCGACCTGCTTCTGACCTTCGACGAGGCTGAGGTGCGATGCTTTTAAACTGTTTATGGGTTCATTCCTTTGCCTCTGAGCTTGTGCATGGGTACTGAACACAAGGCACTTCTTCCTGATCTCAGGTTCGTAAGATCATCCGTGTGTGTAAAGGGATTCTGGAGTATCTGACCGTGGCGGAGGTGGTGGAGTCCATGGAGGACCTGATCACTTACACCAAGAACCTGGGACCAGGTATTTCAtcttaaagtgaaataaaaacaacacgAGTCATGCTTTATGTGTAGTTGTGTGGAGCAGGATCTGGAGCTGTGGGCGGGGCTTCACACTGTGATGTCATACATGTAGTCTTGATGATGAAAGAGTGGAGTCATCGCTTAATgcatgttgttatttttgttgttgttgatatcgattttatttttatttcccttCTAGAATCAGTAATTGTATtcgtttctgattttttttttgcttgtcgTGAAGTGCATTAAAGCTGTAAACTTTCCAGATTGTTGCATTAAAATTTTTagtagagaaaaaaaattataacaatagctataagtatttatatttacaatgaGTTATTTATATAGTtaccaattatttattattaaattatgtaaatatttacgAGAAATAGAAATAAGTTGCTGTTGAAATGTTTGGTACcattaatttataaaacaatgtaattattgcttttattcagcaaatgatgcaatacatttgtaaaacatttaaaaatgttacaaaagatttccgtTTCAGATAAattctgttcatttgaactttcaaTTTATCAAATAATCATGAGTTCGTGCTTAATGCTTTGTGTtgcatctgattttttttatttagttttgctcGTTCGGGCTTTGTGAAATGCACTGTAGTTATACTTTCCAGATTGCTGTATTTATccttttattaaagaaaaaataaaatggtgattttttttttaaataatatttaaaatattgatattaaatcaAGGACAGGAAAGgcatgttacaaaaatatttttaatttcaaataaatgctgttcttttgaactttctatttatcaaataaaccTTGAGTTATCACCTCATGCTCGGTCATCATGTTGCATCtgatttttattcaattttttgtgCATGCTCTGCTTCTGTAATTATCCaaatatgcagtttttatttattgaatctcTCATTCTGTTCCTGATTTGTCTTCAGTCTTTATGAAGTGATGTTGAGTGCTGATATTGGTTCATATGCTACTTCTAGACTGAACTAGTCGATCAGTAaagactgtgtttgtgtgcacaggGATGACGAAGATGGCCAAGATGATCGACGAGCGTCAGCAGGAATTAACTCATCAGGAGCACAGAGTCATGCTGGTCAACTCCATGAACACCGTCAAAGAGCTGCTGCCCGTCCTCATCTCAGGTctgagtgacctctgacctcgcAGATCTAGAGAAACACAGCACAGACTGTTCCAATACAGATTCTCTGTTTATCCCTGAATCCACAATATTGAATAAAGCATAttattcatgatttctgaagatcatgtgacactgaagactgaaataatgatgctgaaaatacagcaaagcagcacagaaataaattacactttaacagagattcacacagaggacagctgttttaaattataataatatttcacaattttactgtattttttggtgAGCAGAAGTGTCTGTCGGTGTCTCACGCAGGCATCAAGATCTTCGTGACGACCCGGACGTCTCAGGGGAAAGGTGTGGAGGAGGCGCTGAAGAACAGGAACTTCACGGTGGAGAAGATGAGCGCAGAAATCAATGAAATCATCCGCGTGCTGCAGCTCACGTCCTGGGACGAGGACGCCTGGGCCAGTAAGGTGTGTGAGAGGGCAAAGGTCACGGTGTCTTCATAACCCCgcctaacaaacacacacagcacagtTTACGGTCCGCTCTCACGCATGCACGGGTCTGTGTTATTATACCTCACAGTTGCATGCATATGCAATCTAGTGTTCGTTTGAGCatgaaaaatatattagaaaagtATTTTTGAGTCTAGATTTGAAGGGTGAAGCGTGGAGTATGAACGACTCAGTTTGGTGTTTGCgaatacaggtgtgtgtgtgtgtgtgtgtgttgagctggCTTCAGGTTCTCCAGCTGGATTTTGCAGTAGATTTGAAGTAAATCTTAAATTTTTTGGCTGGAACAGCATGTGCAAGCAATAACAAGTCCATCCAGATCGCTTTTGAACTAAAAATACATTGGAAATGAAGTTTTTGGCCTTGAACGTTGTTGCTTTTTGCTCACTTGTTCTGGAAAGAGTAAAAACGATGGCGTTGAACAGTTTTGGGGAATGAAAGTGTTGTAGGGGCTGCATTATCACATGCATGGaaatatcagcatattagtatgaacCAGTCTCAAGAAAACAATCCACCCCCCAAAAATAATCTGATTTNNNNNNNNNNNNNNNNNNNNNNNNNNNNNNNNNNNNNNNNNNNNNNNNNNNNNNNNNNNNNNNNNNNNNNNNNNNNNNNNNNNNNNNNNNNNNNNNNNNNTGACTACAATTAAGATGAAAGAAAATactaatttgaaatattaataaaaactataatagtatctaaaatttaaatattttaaaattaagatttttactgtcattttctcactgaaaaatactgtttatttctctttctctcatacaCTCAGATTTCTTccataagaaatacattttagatttatataactattgtaatttactaatttattgtAATGATATGGAATACACTAGCTAACTCTAAAGTAAGGGTTAtcgttgactaaaactaaattgtaaaaagttgttactgaaataaaaataaataaatatattggggaaaaaaaacatattttatttctcatttttatttagtataactttatgtaaattaagttttttagctttttttaacaaaaacataaataaaaatgaataacatttaaatattaaaaaaaaaatacaaatgacaaaaactaatGAAAGATTTACtagaaattaagataaaaaaaaaaacaaattctctcacacacactgcattCTTCCCTGAGAATCACTGAGATGCTCCCAAAGGAGCGAcgacaacaacatcaacaacaagtGGCTgcacaggaaatgatgtcatcatccttcactcagagcgtgtgtgtgtgatgagagagcagagagagagagagtttgtttaTAGACTGACTGGAGGAGCAGCGGATGTGGTTTGACCATCATGAGCTTCACCCACACCATCAGCACTGGAAACGCCTGAAACCAGAGCTTTCTGCTTCATGGCCATCATATTAGAAGACTTTTATACAAATATTGAACTAACATCTGTAAGCCTAAACAACACCCCCTTTCATCACCAGTGAGGCTGTAGACACCGGAGCAGTAAGGAAGCACTCAGGGAAGCTGATCTGTTCAAACACCTGCGAACAGGTAGAGCCAGAATCCAGATTTGACATCACAGATAAAAGACTCAACAGCACTGTTAAGAGCGAAATGAAAAGTAAATCTCCATTATGACGTCCATAGCTGAAAATATGACATTATTTACTAAACCAGGCATTCCCAAACTTTCTTTGTCATCGGTTCCAAAAAAACAGCATGCAATAATGCGGTCGTAAACCCCAAAATCCAATAAGGCAACTGTATTTAACAGGATGAAATGAAACGTCTTCGTCTAATCAAACAGACTTCATTAAGGATCAAACCTCATTCAGTGATTCGTCCCAGAAACGCCGCTGATTCGAGGTCACTGGGTCAATAAATGTCTGACTGAACTCCTGTCAGGTTTAAACTCACGTGCATTTGTGTGACATCAATGCTAGATCACCTGTTATTTCCAAAATAATCCA includes these proteins:
- the LOC113055888 gene encoding vinculin-like; the protein is MPVFHTKTIESILEPVAQQISHLVIMHEEGEVDGKAIPDLTAPVAAVQAAVSNLVRVGKETVQTTEDAIMRRDMPPAFIKVETACTKLVQAAQMLKSDPYSVQARDYLIDGSRGILSGTSDLLLTFDEAEVRKIIRVCKGILEYLTVAEVVESMEDLITYTKNLGPGMTKMAKMIDERQQELTHQEHRVMLVNSMNTVKELLPVLISGIKIFVTTRTSQGKGVEEALKNRNFTVEKMSAEINEIIRVLQLTSWDEDAWASKVCERAKVTVSS